GGCTCCTCTTGGGTGCGACGTTGCCACTACTATACCAGTAccttcttcaaagaaaacggagtgatgatCGTTCTCTACTTCATTAATAGAAGTCAGAAGCGACCCTAATACCTATGcagctatatagtacattaaatgcaataaagattctggttatatacatgaaaatgagacaagtaatttacatgtttgtcaaataagtgcacatacgagtagaaacacttagtaatatattgagtggttccttgcttgagttaaaggtaagagtgttgcccgatttgctttctcttgcaagaaatatctattaaggcggaatatgaattccttggtctggctgcgcaagacagtgtatgacggggaagcgtcagggggtccttccatggtaGTGACCAGAGGAGAAGTGAAGCGACACGTGCGTGGCGACCTGACTCATCCCCCCAACCTCCCCGGGAAATTCCACCTGGGTCGtgagtggcaacgtcgcctgacctgatatgacacatcaccgtccatgtatatgaactagcttaatttattttcgtatatgacaattatttatatcatctaccacttaattaaggtttctgaatgttctgagaacgttatttttttataatgctatgattacaggacagtgagtagtttgtttttattggagattTGGCATAGTCTCACGGCAGACATGGCCAACGCCCTATGGGTAGGTACGGAAGGGTTTTAGTATAGTGTCTGGATTCATTCGTCATGAACTGAGCATTTTTTGGTTCCCTCACAGGCTGAGAAGATCTCCACCATCCTGAAGGCAGCCAACGTGTCTGTCGAGCCATACTGGCCCGGCATGTTCGCCAAGGCGGCGGCCGGCCTGGACCTCAAGGCCATGGTCAGCAACGTGGGGTCCGGCGttggcactggtggtggtggtggtggtggtgctgccgctcctgccgctgccgctgctgcaggtgtgtggcgtcagctgccttggggatgagggaggaaTGACACTTGGGTTCCTAGTTATTGCTCTTGTGTACTAAGATTGTGGTATTCTAGACATTACTTTTAGAGGTCATTCTGAACCTACTTGTTTCATTTGTTGTGACGGAGGACAGATGAGACGGAACTTGTAATTTGTGCCTTTGTTATTCGTATACTTAGATTGTGGTAGGGTTTTCCTGGCTCATTGCTTAGAAGAGTCTAAATCTAGAATACGTAGTTTAGTCGAGGAAGGAGGAATTGCACCGGGATTCTTGTTAGTTATGATTATTTGTTCCAAGATTGTGGTAGGTTTTTCTAGACGCATTGTGTAAAAGACTAACTAAACTATAGTTTGGTTTTCACATGTTGCACTTTCACTTCACCATCCCAAGGTGATGATTAGGTACTGAATGATTGACATGATTACAGAAAAAGGTCAGGAAGGTTCTCATTAGTATCTTGATTGATATGTATTGATTAAGGAACTTTAAGAATTGTGGGAGTAGTCATGTAACTTTACCTTGGTGATTTGGTGGCTTTATTAATTAATGAGTAAAATGAAGGGATTATTAGTTATattactgggacatatttttaccatgagttttgagtacgattagaccattttacttacattaggaagagtctatggaggttactATTTTTACCcaaacatatgtttctgaagctgtataaaatcaccaaatagtaagcagagttaatatgaaaatacgtcatggtactgaagaggttaaacctaatctaattaaGCACTCGGATGAAAATTGAATAATGCCTAATAAGTCTTAATGATCATGATGATATTTATCCGTGTTTCACCTGACTGCACTTGATTACAACTTGATACCTGAAGAAATTAGTGTGAATCTGTTTTTATTCCATATCTGTCTGTACCtaattcagtctctctctctctccctctcccatccgtGCCACTGTCTCGTCTCTGCTCTGCTGCCTCGCCCTCACAGCCCCAGCCGCTGAAgccaagaaggaagagaaggaagaatcagAAGAGTCCGATGACGACATGGGCTTCAGTAAGTATTGTTTGTTGTGGCTTCATTTGAATTGCTTCAgtatttattagttttgatgTTAGTTGGCtgatattaataaaagaataagatgaaagttCTGTCTTACAATAGAAAACATTTAGTTGTACTGGAAATAGTGTATGAAATATCTATTTATCAGCAAGAAAGAATCAGATTGAAAAGTATATATTTTGTTAGTTCTCTAAGATTTGAGGTAGTTGTGGAATAAGTGGAGATGCCAGTGATGAGTAATTTAAGGAAACATATACCAAAATTATAAAGGGTTAGATTACAGTTTTCAATAATCTTGTCAGTCTTGCGTTGAAAAGTTTTTGTGGGTAGTTATGATCTCTGAACAGGTAGAAAATATGttcaagaaataatgaaaccaTTTTAGTTAAGTTTTGTAATGACGggaaaggtaaaaatttgttcaagatgaatgaagtaaatattaagTGAGTAGGCTTTTAATGAAGTTTTTGTATGTAATTTaccatcttctctctcccacaggTCTGTTCGGTTAGATGGCAACACACTCCAATCCCAGCTCTACCTGACCAAATAAAGCTGCGATggttttttgtctctcttttactttccatCAAACTGAAGGGATGCTCCATTACTTGGATGATAGGTACGGGAGTGAAGATGATGAGATAAGGTTTGGAAGGCTGGAGGAAGTGTGGAAAGAGTGCAGGATAATTATCCTGCAAGAATACAAATAGACAAGTCCTAAAGGGGACTGTCCGGTGAGTTTtttgaaaaattgaaaataaagggtttttttttttttttttttttttttttttctctcactgatGTTTATTACAcaatgttagtttagtagttacaagCAAAATCGAcccataaataactgcatgaaaaaaaaaaaatcagtattttgaaaaaaatatttttcctgTAAACTTTATCACCAGAGGACAGATTTCAATATTGCCAGTACAGATATGAAGTATGTGGTATAACAAAACTTTCCATCTcagaatttttatttattttttttatggccgttatgatttttttatttcgatatatatatatatatatatatatatatatatatatatataattatattgtggcacttaaaaaaaaatccaaattctAGGAGATGGAAATATAGCAGCTTCATTGAGCTTCAAATTGATACCTCAAAAAGTTGAAAATCCATTGAaaaatgtgggagaagatacGATTTGAATGATAATAAGTGAAAACAAAGGCCAAAACCCCAGAGATGTCATTTTGGtcctctatgaccctgtacatttatttgagTTGGATATTTTgtgctcatacaccaccatgtgcatcatatatGCATTTTAGGCATGTTAAGAATATTCTAAAAGACTTGTATGGCACCTGGCCGCCCCTACAATGATTGTAGTTATTAGTCACACGAAGGCGAGGGTGTGTCCCATCCATGCATGGTCATTGcaacttgtaatttccacttgcaccgtttgtttagatattgtaaggcaaaaaaggcaggtaaaatagctggattgtggcttgcaaggtgtgaaataaCAGGCAAGATACTCAATACATCCTCCCATCACAGTCACATGGACACTaaaatggaaggggaaagggtgtgttcctgtgttccttaccaaagaaacgACATTTCATGGCTTTTTCCatgcttattatcatcatttatggtacagagGGGGGAAGCCCTGGGCTGCagtgggcgtggcaggggccctttaaagtttaaataccccACGTATTTTATCgtatttccccaaaatactccatcactatgttgcTATGTTTGGGGACGCTTTGATGGTGTTTTGGGAATTTTcgatatttttcagattttgcGATACCATGGCCACTGGACGGTCCCCGTAAGGATCAGTTGTCAGGTGTAAGTAAACATTTAGTCCTTTTTGTAGTACCGTTTGTGTTGTGGGAAGGGGTGTTGCATGTTGTATTGGCCATGCAATGACGGCTATATAGTTCAGTGGTTTCTCACAAAAGTTTGAATCTTAATTCCCTCAAAAGATTAAGTAAAAATTTTTTGTCCCAACTTGCATGGGACTCCATACCACACAAGTGGAGGCACAGGGGAGGATGggggaaatgaataaataaatagctagTGCTTAAACACTTGTGATGGCTATTGGCTGCCACTGCAAGCTGTTTCATGCTAAAACGGTGAAGGCCTTCCCTAATCCTTACCTGGATTTGTCTGCTTAAGAATGGAACTGGTGGAGGTCACAGTGGTGCCACATGGCTGCTACTGGCACGATTGGTGAGCTGTAGTACTGTTGGTGCTGAGTGTCTTACTTGTCCAGCTGCTTTTATAGGCCCAGACAAAAGGTGCAACATTCTCTGTGATCTCAACGGGTGCCAGTTTCCCAATTGTGCATTATTCTAAAACTAAATGACCATACTTTGGTGTATTCAGATATACACCATCATACTATACATTAGTTATAATAGATACAAAGGGCTTGTCATTTCTTTCTTGGAAGAAAGTTAGCATGTGTTGGTGTAGTACAGTCTGCTACTCTGCCACATCACAGTTTCTTTAATATGCtggttatttttacctttttcagtTGAAATTCAATTATTTGGTATAGATAATTTGGCCTACCAAACAATGCAGAGCTGTGAATGGCTCAAGTTTTAAGATAATAGTCTGGGTTTTATATGTTAACATTGACAGCATTGCTCATGGGTTGTCACTCAGGTCAAAGGGGAGGGTGGTCAGCCTCTTAGTGAGAAGATCATTCCCTTAGTGGTTGTCATCCCACAATAGATGCAAAGCCTAAACACTCCTGTTCTTCACAGCCTTGAGAAATTAGTATTGTGCTGGGTCTGTAATCCCTGAGAAGACTGAATGGAATTTGCATCAACCAAAGGggtagaggaggggaggggcaaAGCATGTGGCAGCTTTCTCTCTAAGGGCAGAGCCTAGTATAGCCTTATTGTGTATGGTTTAATCTTGTATACTGTAACACTGGCTCTTATGTGATGTGACCAAGATGATTGAGGAGGTTCTGTATTGTGGAATTATCTAGATGTAACATATTGTATAAAAGGAGGTACTAAGTCACACAAGTGGTCTGTGTGAAGTACGTAGGCAGTTAGTAAGTCAGTGAGCAGTGTgcaagtaagaagaggaagtgtcAAAAGACCAGTCTAAGAACAGCAAGTTAGTGAGAAAAGCTATCTAGTGTTTGGCTCACTGCTGCTGCATTCACTTGCACAACAGCGTATCTCTCTACCCATTGTTACCAGTCTCTTGGTAACCCATGAGGAATGCAGACATGCCCAGGACAGCATAACACATGTCAGGTCTTTGTGGTGACAGCAGTGTTACAAAGCACAGTGAGAAAGTTACTTGTACACGGGTTGTAACAGTTGGTgtatgtgaacacacacacacatgtgcatcGAGTAACATTATTTCCAACATATTTAAGTATTTCTTGAGAAAACTATTAGAGCTCCCACTATTGCACTCCAGAAAAGGAGAAACCTCttttaggaaagaaaatacaccttgatttttacttataatcttgGGTAGTGTGGAAAATTGaaacatgaacaaataaatttaaaaaatctTGAATTGCCCAGAATCATATAATACTGAGAGATGTTCATAGGATttgcaaaacaaaccaaacggCCAGTCTTACTTACATATTACTGTATTGTCATTCATCACATTTTTGGTTTAGTTCTTCCCTTTTCTGGGGCATGGCCACCTCCAGCTCTGCCAATCTTACTCTGGCTTGAGCCTCTTCAAGCTGTGCCAATaatactttcttctttatcacctCATTTTCAAGTTGGGTATTGATCAGGGCACTCTGTTTTCTACACAGCTCGTGGTGCAGGGACAGAAGAGTTTGAGAAGATTCTGGTTCATCCATCTTAGTCCCTAACATACTGGTGACTGCCTCATTGAGATCTGAGGCTGGAGTCCTGGTGACCTACTTATTGGGATCTGAGACTGAAGTCCTGATGACCACCTTATTGGGATCTGAGACTGCCTTATAGGGGTCCGAGACTGGAGTCCATCCATCAACAGTCTTGCGTAATTCATGTTCTTTCTTGCTGTGATCCCACTGGCTTCTGCAATACAAGTTTGAAATTGACTTGTATGAAAGTGCAGACTGACACAATACcaaggaagaatataaagagtaaatcaataaaatccCACAAATTGAggtatataatataatataatatatatatattatattattatattattaaaaagccttggtttaactctgcttgttctcgtgctgtcaatgatagagaggcggctcacaaacggttccgtagccatccaactgctgaaactcatgccctatatatttctgcccgtaatcatgccaaatctattctccaacttactaaaaactctttcatcaatagaaaatgtcaaagtctttccaattctaactcctctcgagatttctggcatctagccaataatatctctaacaactttacttcttcgtctttccctcctttacttcatccagatggctctacagctgtctcttcttttctaaagctgaactcttcgctcaaacctttgctaccaactcaactttggatgattctgggcatattcctcctactcctccaccctctgactacttcatccctaaaattaaaattctttataaagacgttttcctggccctctctggccttgattctcggaaggcttacggtccggatggagtccctcctgttgttctcaaaactgtgcttccgaactcgctcactgcctggtcaaactctttcatctgtgtctctctacttctatttatccttcttgctggaagtttgctcacattcaacctgtccctaaaaaggtgaccactccaatccttctaactaccgccctatagctttgatttcctgcctttctaaagcctttgagtctatccttaataggaagataatgaggcatctatcagctcacaaccttctctctgattgccagtatggtttccgtaaaggcagatctactggtgatcttcttactttcctaactgaatcttggtcatcctcttttagggacttcggtgaaacctttgctgtcggccttgacatatcgaaagccttcgatagagtctggcacaaatctttaatttctaaactaccctcctacggattctatccttctctctgtaccttcatctccagtttcctttccgatcgttctattgctgctgtagtagacggtcactgttcttccctaaaactatcaacagtggtgttccacagggttctgtcctatcacccactctctttctattattcatcaatgatctcctaaatctgactcaatgccctatccactcctatgctgatgataccaccttgcattattcaacagcgttcaacagacgcccaacccaacaacaattaaatgactcaaggcgagatgctataggacgcctaacttctgatctttcacttgtttctgattggggcagagaaaacctggttttgttcaatgcctcaaaaactcaatttctacaactatctactcgacataaccttccagacaactatcctctcttcttcaataacactcaacttcccctctcctctacattaaacacactcggtctatccttcactaaaaatctaaactggaaatttcacatctctactcttgctaaatcagcttccaagaagttaggtgtcctgtggcgtcttcgtccatttttctctccctcccagctgcttgctctgtacaggggccttatccgcccgtgtatggagtatggctctcatgtctgggggggatccacacacacagctttactaaacaaggtggaatctaaagcttttcgtcttatcaactcttctcctctaactgactgtcttgattctttaagtcaccgccgcaatgttgcatctttatctgtcttctaccgctgttttcatgctgtctgctcttctgaacttgctaactgcttgccttcccccctcctgcggcctcgctgcacaagactctctacttcttctcatccctattctgtccatcttcctaatgcaagagttaaccagtatcttcactccttcattccctacactggtaaactctggaactctctacctgtgtctgtatttccacctgcctatgacttaaactctttcaaaagaggagtgtcaagacacctcttacgttaactggaccctccttttagatttttttgttttttctctttctcctactttcctcttaacagggcctggcaaccagcgggattttttttttccaacactttgttttcccttggccagtgcccttgtaatgtaaaaaaaaaaaaaaaaaaaaaatatatatatatatatatatatatatatatatatatatatatatatatatatatatatatatatatatatatttatttatttatttatttattttattttttatttatatatatatttttttttttatttatttatttattttttttttttttgagagagagagagagattcaatacTCATTACAGGGCACTAACAAAATATCCTAACATACCCTATATGCAATTCTTAAGTATATTTAAAAATGCTCATGTAACAACTTTTCCTGTCCAATGAAATATTGGCAAGTCATGACTGTGATATATTTCTAACCCTCAGCAGCTGATGGGAAACTATAGTCTGACCCACTATGGGCTCACCTGTGAAGCTACCTTTTTTTTACCACACTATACCAGGCTGTTGGAGGAGGCACTGTACTATGTATGGGCAACACAGATCTGAAGATACTTCAGTCTGTGTATTAAGTAATGCAGAAACAGATCAAGTAagggaaaatacaaaatagcAGATGAATTGTGTCTTATCTAACCATAAGGCTTCATTATAATAAATGGTTAGAATTTACAACAGGTCCTTCCTTTGCCAAATATGACCGTTTGTCTCCTTAGACATTTTAAAAAAGGCTAAATTTGTACAACCGACTAAACCAAGACAAAGTCAATCTAATCTCACTCTGTTTCTTGCACAATTTATCAATTTTCAAAAGCATCACTaatatagtataaaaaaaaaaattgataaatgcaACATCACAACATGTAGTCAGCAGCTTCATGTGCAGTAATGCACCATAAGTGTGCCTGGCCTCATCCACACAACCACATCACAATCCACCGCTCTCATTGGTTGACTGTCTGTATTTACCTGTCACCTTTCAGCTGTGGATGGTAAAGGGTACTACTGTCGGTACCCTCTGGGTGACGTTGCAGCGTCACGTTACCATCACCCAAAATGTTAGAAACAGCCTGGCTGATGGCATCGAGTTTAGGAGTTGCAGGACCTTCACCTGTAAAATGTACATATGGAATAATTTCAGAAATATATTACAATATTAATATGTGCAGGCATATACTGGATACTTAGACACTTCAAGGGGGTACATATATCGAATTTGCCCTTTCACTTAATTATCAGAatttcttctcaatttttttacAGGTAATGAAGGGTACCACATAAAGTGTACACAGTAAATTTCAGGCTGATCTGTtgatctttgtttatttatttatttatttttatttttattattttattttttagtagTCGTTatacaacaaattattatgtgAATACCTTTGGTTGGATGTGATTCATATTTTTAGGCCTTGTTATTCACACTAATATGAAGATATTGTGATGAAGAAATTCCTTTAGTAGCTAAAATTAAGTtatgaaaatttaaataaatacaGTGTACGTAATTTCTGCTCATTTCTTATTGCATATGTATGCCATTTAGGTTAGAATTATCAAAGGAAGATTTTACATTCACATTTCCTTCCCTAAAATGTCTCCTTTAAAATGAAACATTGTACACTGAAATCATATAAAAAGTACTGGAGATATATCAATTTATAACCCGAAAGACGTAGTTTTTGGAAAATGCACGTAAAAGTTTGTCATACCATCACGACAACATATGtcaattattatatatatatatatatatatatatatatatttttttttttttttttttttaattgatcaTTCCTCGTACCTGGACTTAATTATGAATCAGGGACAACAAATTTGGGTCTTTACCTGCTTCTCAACCTCACCACTGGGCCATTTTAAAAATACTGCTTCATGGGCTCGGTTTTATATTGACCCCTtcctccaccgtctcgtcctctcccgagtcacacatctggcacactttgctgcgggactcagaccacctgtaactccttgcattcacatccatacactgtgccctagctctgaagagaagatcaccacccaggcttccatcgtaccacctctcatacatcggggcctctttcaccttgtaccattccagagtagtctttcgttccatcccattcctccactcATTCAGTCCCATACTTTTCTAGCCACATGTGCATCTAGAAAGAGCCTGGTGCATAATAGAGATCTGCCAactgttttctcttcatttttggtCTGGAcactagttttctctctctctgttcatcccATTTCTTCAAAATATTCATCATGGTGCCTGATGTTGGAATGTTGAGTGCCTCACATAAGTTCCCTTGCTTGTAATCCTTGTTGTACGTTAGACAAGCTTGAGCTGTATCAAAATCCACAATGGTCTTGCTGACACTCAAAACTTTGGGGCATAGAGCCCAGATCCTGCTGTGAAGGCTTTTGTTCGGGTTGTGAGTTTTCCCTTTCAGACACCTTGAAAGAAGGCTCTCATCTGACAGGCGTGTGTAAACTGAGTGGAGCTCCTTATACTCATTGGCATTTAGAATTAGTCTTAGGTACATTGCTTCATGACTTGGCATCCTTATGGGTGATGCATTCCTCTTGCTAGCCTTCTTCAGGGTGTTCTCACTAATTGCTTGCTTCCAAAAGCAAAATACCTCTGAGCACCAGTAATGGTTTGGATTGGCATCTGTAGATGTAACATGAAGGAATGACATGATGTCTTTTTTCATTGCTTCTACTGTTCCTCCTTCATACCTAGTTGCTTGTCCATAATAAAATTCTAGTTGGATGACTACATCATCACAGAGGATTTGGTTGAATGGCTTGTTCCTCTTTGGCCTGCCGGCTTTCGTCGTTCCCATAACCACGTACTAATCTCTCAACTTTATCAGTGCTGTTCTCATCCTCTTCACGTGGTTTTTACATTCTTCTTTCTGTACTGGATGCCGTTTTCCATAAGGTTTCAAGTTGGTGATGCCCTTCCAAGCACTGCTGTCACCATCTCCAATATATGTAGTGTACCTTAGTTTTCTGTCCTGGCTCTTCTTCCACATAACAATAGCTTCTTCTGCCTCCATGGCACCTGAAGACAGAGAAATTAATATGGCACTTTTCTTTATGCTTCTCAATCCATGATTGGTAAttaatttcacttattttcttcttggcaTATTTTGTGTGCATGGCTTTACAACTCCTGCATGTTTTTGAGAGTACAACACCTGTATGGGCTTCAATAATCACACCACAGCCTAGAGATAAGGAGTGCCCTCTACTGTGCCATGTACCATCAAATGACACATCTATGTCCAAAATTCCATTATCATCTGGCAGCTTGTTGAGTTCCATATAATATTGAAAAGCCACTTCAATACTTTTCTCAAAATGTTTTGATAGTTCATTTGCtgtgcttactatatggtgttTATATTTGTTGTATGTTGTCTTTGTTATAGGTTTTATCCCCAGAAAACTGTACATTCCTTCCATACTCCTGTATCCCTGACTTCTcagcatacatacatgaatacacaGCACTCAGAATCTGGGGACAAAACTTTTGTTCTCcaatctttatttcttccttcttcttatggTATATATTCTCACTGCAAGTTGTACAATACAGTAATAAGTCTGGGTCTATTGCAGTATTTAATATTTACCTTTGGCAGATAATAATTTATAAAAAGACATGTGacgtgcaatatatatatatatatatatatatatatatatatatatatatatatatatatatatatatatatatatatataatctaccGAAAAAAGTTTCCAATCTACTGATTTTTTAAAGTAAAATCTACTGAGAATTCATCAAtcccatctggcaacactggatCAGCTGTGACTTGGTAAACAAGAACATTACCTCGTCACTCACTCCACCCACAAtttcttcattgttattgtgatttttttttgctacgTTTTCAAATAACCTGacggtgtggaggtggagggagagatgcagggtggtggtgatgacgaccGTTGGTGGCGGGTGTTCGTGAACTGACTCACTtcatcactctcttctctcttcttccttgcttctttcttctctttcatggcctccattctcttctctaAGACATAAGGAAGTCATTGTTTCATTATATCCCTTCGAATTTGCTTTTTATTGCTAATTCGACCCATATTTGTGAAGTAAACATGTGGCTTATCTTCACTTGGTAGCAGCGGTGATCAGCTGACTCTTGGCGCGATGGGAGGAAGGTACGAAGGAATAGGATAGAATCCGAAGAGGAAGGGTGGGTGTTtgtatgagagaaaaggaagacagaagcaTGAAAGAGAGCAGGCTACTGAGAGAAAGGGAATCTGCGGCAAAAGAGTGTGCGAATGTGAAAGGAAGTGGAGGTACCCACGGGGCGTCAGGATGCATGAAGATGgttgtgtgaatgtgagaggatggggcacGGGAAATTTGAGGACGTGTCTAAGGAGCTCGAAGAGTGGCATTTTGACTTAGTCGGAATGACCGAGACACACCTGAGGGATGATGTGAAAGTGGATGGTAGTGAGTATGTGATGATTGGAAAGGGACGGAAGATTTAGGACATAGGAGTAGGGATAGCTATCAtgtataggaaggaaaggaattttaGAGTAGAAAAACTAGATGTAGGAAGCTGTGCCATGAGTGAGGATATTCTAGCAGTGAAGGTAGAGTGCACAGGTGAGCATAGGAAGTGTGAAagtttggtggtgattgtagtataCATGACAGTAGAGGGTGAGAGAGTAGTGACAGAGAACAGCAGGAAGTATGGTATTCTAAGGAAGATCGTGGGAGAATGTGCTggagagagtgattgttatgggagatatgaatgCACATGTAGGTATACTAGGCGAGCAAATGAACAGGAATGGAGAAATGCTTGACGGCTTTGTAAATGAGATGGAGTTGGAGAACCTgaatgagaccctggctgaaggacgagtgacttggtgtgcgaggaaccaggagtctgcgattgaTTATATGTTAGTGAATAGGAGAATGCGTGAGATGGTGGACCGCATGTGGATTGACGAGGATGGAACGATTGACATTGTCTcggaccataacatgctggtgttGGAGTGTAAGTTGAATGGGAGACAGAATAGGAATACAAAAgctaagaggagaaggtggaggctaagagatg
This genomic interval from Portunus trituberculatus isolate SZX2019 chromosome 10, ASM1759143v1, whole genome shotgun sequence contains the following:
- the LOC123502028 gene encoding 60S acidic ribosomal protein P1-like translates to MASSDELACVYASLILMDDEVPITAEKISTILKAANVSVEPYWPGMFAKAAAGLDLKAMVSNVGSGVGTGGGGGGGAAAPAAAAAAAPAAEAKKEEKEESEESDDDMGFSLFG
- the LOC123502027 gene encoding uncharacterized protein LOC123502027 — protein: MEAMKEKKEARKKREESDEVSQFTNTRHQRSSSPPPCISPSTSTPSGEGPATPKLDAISQAVSNILGDGNVTLQRHPEGTDSSTLYHPQLKGDRSQWDHSKKEHELRKTVDGWTPVSDPYKAVSDPNKVVIRTSVSDPNK